The nucleotide window TTGTAAAGGCTTTCATCCCCGGTTGGAGATTCTTTTTTGCGGTTTACGGCAATGATAGTCAGTTTATTTTCCGGATAATTTACGGCTTCCAATATCTTCATCAGCCTAGGAAAATCTCTGTGGCTGTCTTCACACCATGTTCCCATGAAAACAATGATATCATAAGACCCGATTTTCTCTTTTTTTAATTCACTGACTGCTTTTTGGTCAAGGGCATATTCATCATGTTCCTTTACATACCAATCTGCATAAGGCGCTTTTAAAAACTGCTCCTTCAGTTGGTTTCCCAAAAGCATTTTGCCGTCATTCTGAGTTTCAACCTCGCGGTTTACCACTACTTTTTGAGCGCTGAGCTGTTGTGCAGCCAGAAACAAGCTTGAAACGGCAACAATATTGGTAATAAATTTTTTCATATTTTATTTTTCGATAATAGATTTTAAATCAGCAGGAGAGTAGTATTTGTTTTTTAATACTTTATGATCTGCCTGTCTGTAAACATTAAATTTTTCTCCGGATTTTTCATAGAAAGATTCTACTTCCTTTTCCTTGTAAAATTCAACTGTTTCTTTTGCCTGCTCTTCATTATCACATGCTTTCGACATATTGGAACGCTGAACTTCGTTGAATAGCTCTACAAATTTGTTGCCAAGTCCGAATTCCAGCACAGCACCACTTAAAACATACTGTAAATCACAAAGTGCATCTGCAATTTCTACAATATTGTTATCAGCAATTGCCTGTTTTAACTCATTAAGTTCTTCCTGTAAAAGTTCTACTCTGAGATTGCATCTTTCCGGAGAAGGAATTTGTGGGGTATCTAAAATAGGGGCTTTGAAAGTAGTATGGAATTCTGCTACTTGGTTCAGACTATCAATTTTATCCATGAATTTTTTATTTCCCACAAAGATAGAAAAGGATTTGTAAAATGTGAAATATACAGGGATAAAATGCAAAGTACAAAAGAACTGCTTTTCGAGAATCTTAATCTAAATCTCTTGATTTAAAATTGAATGGCATTCTGAATTTTGATTTTATAGGTTGTCCTTTAATTTTTCCGGGATTCCATTTTACTTTAATTTTTTTCAAAATAAATTTAATATCCTCAAAAAACTGTTCACTATTATCTATTTTAGGTTCGATATCTACAGTAGAAATACTGCCGTCCGTATCTATGATGAAAGAAATAATAAATTTTCCGTTCGCACTATAGGATGTAGGATCTAAATATCCTTCCAGTTTTTTATGGATTTCTTTTCTCAACTCATGCGATCCGCCAGGCAGGTCAGGATATTGGTATAGTTTTGAAAGGTCGTAATCGGATTTATAATTTTCAAAAAAGTCTTGTGGAAAAAAAGGGAAATCAAAATAAGCAATGGCTTTTTCTCCGTTTTCTTCCGCAGGATGCCAGTTTTTCAGGCTTCCTATAGACTTGATAGCGAGATCGAATGCACATTTATTTTTTTCTATAATAGCATCATCACTCTTTTTCTTTACCAAAGAAGGTTTACCGGTGTTATCAATTTTTAAGGTTACAAAATACATCTCGTTTTTATCACAAGGTTTTGCGCCGCTTTTCAGAAAATAGTTCTGCATGTCTGCAGACATTTGGACAGGACCTTCTTTATAAGGGAACTGACCTTCAGGATATTTAGACAGTGTTTTTTGTGAAAATACTGATCCAAAGCATAGGGCAAAAAGAAATAGGGCTGTTTTTCTCATTTGTAGAAGTGCTTCATGGTTGAAATTAGTTTGTCTGCTAAATTAAGAAAAAGTCTACAACTTAAAGCTGTAGACTTTTATAATAGTAATAGAAATGATTTCAGTTATTCGTATTTCCAGATACCGGAAATCGTTAATATTTCCAGGCCCGGCTGCTTTTCTCCATAGCTGAATATACAGATATACTTTGAGTGGCATGAAGTACAATCGGCACCAAAGTATAAAGTCGGAAGATCATTAACGGTGAATTCTCCGAAATGAAGCACTCTTTGAGAGGTTCTGTTGACCATTCCATTTTTCAACAGTTCGTCTTTGGATACTACTTTATCTTCATGGTAAAGCTGAAGGATGGGAAACCCGGATTCATAGGGAGCTATTACAACTGAATTTTTGTTCCCGCAATCACAGCAGCTGAAAGTGGTTATTGCTGAAGGCAGAGCTTCATCATTGATGAAAGAGCTTTTTTCAACAGAAGCTTTTCCGGTAATGCTTATTGTTTCTGATATTGAATACATTTGGGCTGATTTATGGCTGAATAACTGTGCCTGCTAAGTTATTATATTTTCCGCTGGGACTTCTCTTAATGGTAACTTTTATATAGCCTTCTTCTGCAAGCTTATTCCATGTTTTCTGATAACCGGTATTGATATCAATCGGAATTTTCCACATGGTTTGTTTTCCTTTTCCAGCCTGGCCAAACCATGGAATAATATCTGCGGTCTGGGTTTTAAACTGCATTGAATTATTCAGGACATCAATTTCATAATAAAAATCATATTTGTCTTCAGGCTGATTTAAGGCTCTTTGCGTAAAAGTATAGGTATA belongs to Chryseobacterium gleum and includes:
- a CDS encoding TlpA family protein disulfide reductase, which codes for MKKFITNIVAVSSLFLAAQQLSAQKVVVNREVETQNDGKMLLGNQLKEQFLKAPYADWYVKEHDEYALDQKAVSELKKEKIGSYDIIVFMGTWCEDSHRDFPRLMKILEAVNYPENKLTIIAVNRKKESPTGDESLYNLQKVPTIILKRYGKEVGRIIEMPTTGYIERDLVQILKKNDSSVIKEIFK
- a CDS encoding nucleoside triphosphate pyrophosphohydrolase family protein, with product MDKIDSLNQVAEFHTTFKAPILDTPQIPSPERCNLRVELLQEELNELKQAIADNNIVEIADALCDLQYVLSGAVLEFGLGNKFVELFNEVQRSNMSKACDNEEQAKETVEFYKEKEVESFYEKSGEKFNVYRQADHKVLKNKYYSPADLKSIIEK